From the Bacteroidota bacterium genome, the window ATTTTCGCTGATGATGTGAAGTGTTCACATGGCGCAGCCATCGGCCAGTTGGACGGAAACGAAATTTTCTATCTCAAAGCCAGAGGCATTGAAGAAAATGATGCTAAAGCTATTTTGACTTATGCATTCGCCAACCAGATTATCCAGCGAATTACGATTAAAGAACTGCGTGAATATCTAGATAGGGTACTCAAAGCCAGACTGAAACTGGAATTATAAGATGATGGCCGCCGAAACCATGAAACTTCAAGCCGCAACGGTGGAGCAAATCAGGAAAGACTTCCCTATTCTTCACCAACACATAAATGGTCGGCCTCTCATCTATTTTGACAATGCCGCCACGTCACAAAAACCCCAGGCAGTTATTGATGCCATTCGCGACTATTACGAAAAATATAATAGCAACATTCACCGAGGGGCTCATCATTTGGCACATTTGGCTACGGAAGCCTATGAAAATTCGCGCAAGACAGTTGCTCATCATCTGAACGCTTCAGAAAAGGAAATCAATTTTGTGCGCGGCACCACCGAGGCGATAAATCTGGTGGCTTCCACTTATGGCAGGAAATTTTTGAAAGCGGGCGACGAAATCATTATCAGTGGCATCGAACATCATTCTAACATCGTTCCCTGGCAGATGTTGTGTGAAGAGAAGGGTGCTGTTCTGAAAGTGATTCCTATTAGCGATTCCGGGGAAATAATTTTTGAAGAGTATGAAAAGCTCCTCGGGCCCAAAACCAAAATCGTTTCGATTCAATATATCTCCAATGCACTGGGTACTATTCATCCGGTAAAAAAAATTATCGAGCAAGCACATCAGGTAGGAGCCATCGTTTTCGTTGATGCAGCGCAAGCGCTGCCTCACATGAAAGTAGATGTGCAAGACCTAGATTGCGATTTCTTGGCTTTTAGTGGTCATAAAGTTTTTGCTGCTACCGGCATCGGTGTTCTTTACGGCAAAGAAAAACTGCTCAATGCCATGCCTCCCTACATGGGCGGTGGCGAAATGATTAAGAGCGTGAGTTTTACCAAAACGACTTACAACGAACTGCCTTATAAGTTTGAAGCTGGTACGCCAAACATTGAGGGTGGAATATCGCTTGGTGCGGCATTGAATTATTTGAACCAAATAGGACTGGATAAAATTGCTGCCTACGAAAATGACTTATTAGAATACGGCACCGGCAAACTTCAGGAGATAAACGGGCTGCGCATTATCGGCACTGCCAAACAAAAATCTTCTGTCCTTTCCTTTCTGGTCAAAGACATTCATCCTTACGATCTAGGTGTGTTGCTCAACGAACAGGGCATCGCCATCCGAACGGGCCACCACTGCTGTCAACCGCTGATGGATCAGTTTGGTATAGAGGGAACCTGCCGCGCTTCATTTGCCTTCTATAATACCTTTGAAGAAATTGACCGATTTACGGAAGCGCTGAAGAAGGCGGTGAAAATGCTCTCCTGATTTCTTTTCTCGCTTTTTCTTTAGCATCTCTGGCGAAACCATTGCACTTATTTAACTTTGCCACATGGAACAATCCATTCAGAATATTGAAGAGGAAGTAGTAGAGGAGTTTGATTTGTTCGATGACCCAATGGACAAATATGAACACCTGATTGACATCGGAAATAAGTTAGCCCCCTTGGATGCTAAGTACATGACCGATGATTTCATCGTGAAAGGCTGCCAAAGCAAGGTATGGCTTCATGCTTTTACCAAAGACGACCGAATCTTTTTTGAAGCAGATTCCAACTCGGCTATCACCAAAGGGTTGATTGCTCTGTTGGTTCGCGTGCTTTCCGGTCAAAAAGCCGAGGACATTGCTACCAACCCACTTGTATTTATTGACCGCATCAACCTTCGTTCTCACTTATCATCCCAACGCGCCAATGGCTTGAGTGCTATGATTCAGAAGATGAGACGGTATGCGGAGGCAGATATATAACCGATGAAGTGGGCAAAAAGACCGCTCTGGTGATTGATTTGGAACGACTGAAATAATTGAAATCCAGCCACAAATTTTTGGGAGAACTGGAAGATACTCTTGATATTATCCTCCACGAAAGTGAGGAACCAGAGGAACGGGAAAGGGCAAAAATTGCTTTACTTAAATAAAGACTGAAGCATGTTCTATCAAAATATCTAATAGCTTTGCCAAACAAGACAAATCCTGTATGCTAACAAGATTTCAAATTCAAGGTATTATTAACAAAGCGAAGTTGGATAACTAATTTCACTCCTGTACTTTTTACAAACCATCAAACATTCTTTAATCAAATCTAAACCCCAAATCAAATGAAAAAACAATTACTCCTTACAACTATTGTGCTTGCGCTAAACTTCGCTGCATTCAGTCAAAAGTGGCTTAATTTTCCTTCGGGAACAACCAATAACAGAATTGATATTGGTGACCTGTCTGTTATCGGTGATTCAATTACGGTTGAAGCACTCGTCACCATGCAAAGCACTACCTACATACCGGATGCTTATGATATTGTTTCTAAACACTTGAGTCCTTATGATTGCAGTTATCTATTCCGTCCGGACAATTTTGCCATTAAAACTATAACGGATGGGTTTGTAGGACTTGCCAGCCCTATTCCACTTTGTATGGATTCAACCTATCATGTTGCCGGAACCTATGATGGAGATAGCATAAAGTTTTTTGTTAACGGGAAACAGGTTGCTGCGCAACATTGGACCGGAACCTTATTTCAGAATAGTTTTGTAGTCGGTATTGGCAATTTAACTCCTAACTTGACCGCTAACGAGCAATTCACCGGATACATTGATGAAGTTCGCATTTGGGGAACCGCTCGTTCACAAGCTGATATTTCTAATAACATGTATGACCTTCCTAACCCAACATCACAACCGGGTTTGCTTGCTTATTACAAATTTAATGGCGACTATAAAAATGCTCAGGGAAACTCAGCTTTTGATGGAGTTACCTATGGATCAGATTTGCTGAATGCCAATAATCCACTTTTTAGCGGAAACGTATCGGATAACTTTTGTTTCCCAACGGGTATCCCGCAGGATAATAATTCATTGTCCTTCCTGATTTATCCAAACCCAACTACGGACGCAATTACTATCGAGAATGTCTCGCCTTTCTCTGTACTGCACTTATTCAATGCGCAAGGTGTACTAGTCAAGAAGCAGACGATATTGGCAAGCAGCATTTCACTTTCAGTCGAAGACCTTCCATCGGGTATGTATATTATAGAATTGCAAAACAACTCGAGTGTTCAGAGAGCTAAATTTGTAAAGAGATAATGAATTGTTCCGCTCTGTAACTCTTTCAGCTTAGAATACCAATTAGCTTCGCCATATATAACGCCTCATTTATAAAGGTTTCAAATTCAAAAAAGAATATTGCCATATCAAAATTGATGAGCTAATCTCGCATAGGGAGTTATCAATCACTCAAATGACCACTTAAAAAGCTACACGAAACATAGAGAAAATGAATGTCCTGCGCCATTATTTTTAATAAGTCCACTTAACAATATTAAATCAAATCTAAACCCCAAATCAAATGAAAAAACAATTACTCCTTACAACTATTGTGCTTGCGCTAAACTTCGCTGCATTCAGTCAAAAGTGGCTTAATTTTCCTTCGGGAACAACCAATAACAGAATTGATATTGGTGACCTGTCTGTTATCGGTGATTCAATTACGGTTGAAGCACTCGTCACCATGCAAAGCACTACCTACATACCGGATGCTTATGATATTGTTTCTAAACACTCTAATGCTTATGATTGTAGCTATCTATTCCGTCCGGACAATTTTGCCATTAAGACTATAACGGATGGGTTTGTCGGAATCGCCAATCCATTACCACTTTGTATGGATTCAACCTATCATGTTGCCGGTACCTATGATGGAGATAGTATAAAGTTTTTTGTTAACGGAAAACAGGTTGCTGCGCAACATTGGACCGGAACCTTATTTCAGAATAATTATGTAGTCGGTATCGGTAATTTAACTTACACCTTGGGCTTTAACGAGCAATTCACCGGATATATTGATGAAGTGCGCATTTGGGGAACCGCTCGTTCACAAGCTGATATTTCTAATAACATGTATGACCTTCCTAACCCAACATCACAACCGGGTTTGCTTGCTTATTACAAATTTAATGGCGACTATAAAAATGCTCAGGAAACTCAGCTTTTGATGGAGTTACCTATGGATCAGATTTGCTGAATGCCAATAATCCACTTTTAGCGGAAACGTATCGGATAACTTTTGTTTCCCAACGGGTATCCCGCAGGATAATAATTCATTGTCCTTCCTGATTTATCCAAACCCAACTACGGACGCAATTACTATCAAGAATGTCTCGCCTTTCTCTGTACTGCACTTATTCAATGCGCAAGGTGTACTAGTCAAGAAGCAGACGATATTGGCAAGCAGCATTTCACTTTCAGTCGAAGACCTTCCATCGGGTATGTATATTATAGAATTGCAAAACAACTCGAGTGTTCAGAGAGCTAAATTTGTAAAGAGATAATGAATTGTTCCGCTCTGTAACTCTTTCAGCTTAGATTCTCAACTCGTCTTTCTCTGAAGGGAAGTCAATGCGAAGCATCGAGGATGTTTACGGTTGGGTATTTGTAATGCTCTGTTGCGTCTTGAATTACCTAATTTCAAATCATCTCTTCTCTTACCCTCAAGGTAAACTTTCAG encodes:
- a CDS encoding SufE family protein, which produces MEQSIQNIEEEVVEEFDLFDDPMDKYEHLIDIGNKLAPLDAKYMTDDFIVKGCQSKVWLHAFTKDDRIFFEADSNSAITKGLIALLVRVLSGQKAEDIATNPLVFIDRINLRSHLSSQRANGLSAMIQKMRRYAEADI
- a CDS encoding T9SS type A sorting domain-containing protein is translated as MSFLIYPNPTTDAITIKNVSPFSVLHLFNAQGVLVKKQTILASSISLSVEDLPSGMYIIELQNNSSVQRAKFVKR
- a CDS encoding cysteine desulfurase codes for the protein MKLQAATVEQIRKDFPILHQHINGRPLIYFDNAATSQKPQAVIDAIRDYYEKYNSNIHRGAHHLAHLATEAYENSRKTVAHHLNASEKEINFVRGTTEAINLVASTYGRKFLKAGDEIIISGIEHHSNIVPWQMLCEEKGAVLKVIPISDSGEIIFEEYEKLLGPKTKIVSIQYISNALGTIHPVKKIIEQAHQVGAIVFVDAAQALPHMKVDVQDLDCDFLAFSGHKVFAATGIGVLYGKEKLLNAMPPYMGGGEMIKSVSFTKTTYNELPYKFEAGTPNIEGGISLGAALNYLNQIGLDKIAAYENDLLEYGTGKLQEINGLRIIGTAKQKSSVLSFLVKDIHPYDLGVLLNEQGIAIRTGHHCCQPLMDQFGIEGTCRASFAFYNTFEEIDRFTEALKKAVKMLS
- a CDS encoding T9SS type A sorting domain-containing protein, which gives rise to MKKQLLLTTIVLALNFAAFSQKWLNFPSGTTNNRIDIGDLSVIGDSITVEALVTMQSTTYIPDAYDIVSKHLSPYDCSYLFRPDNFAIKTITDGFVGLASPIPLCMDSTYHVAGTYDGDSIKFFVNGKQVAAQHWTGTLFQNSFVVGIGNLTPNLTANEQFTGYIDEVRIWGTARSQADISNNMYDLPNPTSQPGLLAYYKFNGDYKNAQGNSAFDGVTYGSDLLNANNPLFSGNVSDNFCFPTGIPQDNNSLSFLIYPNPTTDAITIENVSPFSVLHLFNAQGVLVKKQTILASSISLSVEDLPSGMYIIELQNNSSVQRAKFVKR
- a CDS encoding LamG domain-containing protein translates to MKKQLLLTTIVLALNFAAFSQKWLNFPSGTTNNRIDIGDLSVIGDSITVEALVTMQSTTYIPDAYDIVSKHSNAYDCSYLFRPDNFAIKTITDGFVGIANPLPLCMDSTYHVAGTYDGDSIKFFVNGKQVAAQHWTGTLFQNNYVVGIGNLTYTLGFNEQFTGYIDEVRIWGTARSQADISNNMYDLPNPTSQPGLLAYYKFNGDYKNAQETQLLMELPMDQIC